GAGATCATGCGCAGGGGAAGAGGCGAGCGGGATGTCCGTTTTCAGTATGGCGACAAGGAAGAGAAATTAATGAAGCTGCTGGATGAAAAGGAATCCGTGACGGTGGATTTGTTTGCCGCGGTAGCAGGTATCCCACGCAAAATTGCATCCAATACCTTGGTAGTAATGGTACTGGCGAGGATTTTGGAAGTTCATCCGCAGGAAATGATCGACAAGTTTACGATGTCGATGGCCTATCAGTCAAGCTAGCTGTTTTACGCCGGGATAAACTGTTTTCCAAGCCACATTCCCAGCACAGTTGCGCCCAGGCAGAGAATTAAGCTGCCAAAAATATTGATAATTGCTTCCGTCCAGCGGTTGCTGGCCATGAGCTGCACGGTATCGTTGCTGAATGTAGAAAACGTGCTGAATCCCCCGCAAAAGCCCACAACTATAAATAATCGGTAAGTAAGCACTGCATCCGGCGACCTGAATGTGGACCAGCCCGTAAATATTCCCAGAATGAGACAGGCTAGTATATTGGCCGTCAATGTTCCGAAAGGAAATATTGACGACCATGTAGAAAATGCTTTTCCCACCCCGTAACGTGCCAAACTACCTAATCCGCCGCCAATGAAAATAAGAACAATGTGTTTCACGAGGATGGTCGGATGTCGCGGAGAGCGTTATGTTTGTTTATTTGGGATCAGAAGGGAAGATCGTCAGATTCGTCCTCGGTAAATGTAGTAACGGGAGGCAATGGGTTGCTGCCAGAAGCTGAAGAAGAACCGCCGCTTCCTGCTTTATCCACTTTCCATGCTTTCACCTCTGTGTACCAGCGGGAATTGTACTCACGGCTTTCAATATCAATTGATGCAGTTACCGAGTCATTTATTTGCAGGTTAGCCTGATCAATTTTGTCGCCCCAAAGTGAAATACAGACCTTCTTAGGATACTGGGAAGGTATTTCAAGAATAAATTCCTGCTTGCGCCATGTTCCGTTTTTACCCTGGCCGTTCACCTCAGGTAGCAAAGAGATAACTGTTCCTGTTAATTCCATTTATTATTTAATGTTTAGTGTCTTTAAAATGTAGCTTCAAAAGTAATTGTTTTGATGTTTGATTGCAAAGCAGAAACCTAATCACCGCCGATAGCCTGTTCCAGATCGGCAATCAGGTCTTCTACATCTTCAATACCAACACTGAGGCGGATCAATGTATCTTTCAAGCCAACTTTCATGCGTTCTTCCTTCGGTATGCTCGCGTGCGTCATGCTGGCGGGGTGGGTACACAGGGACTCTACGCCCCCGAGCGACTCCCCGAGAGAAAATACTTCCAGCCGCTCCATGGTCCTCACCGCCTCTTCATAAATGTCCCCTTTCAATTCAAAAGAAAGCATTCCTCCGAAATCTCTCATTTGACGTGCTGCCAATGCATGGCCGGGGTGAGATTCCAGTCCGGGATAGTATACCTTACTTACTTTGGGATGATTTTCAAGCCATTGCGCTACTTTCATCGCGTTTTCACAATGTCGCTGCATTCGAATGTGCAGGGTTTTAATGCCTCTCAATACCAAAAAGCAATCCTGCGGGCCTGGCACTGCGCCACTGGCATTCTGGATAAAGGCGAGCCGGGCAGCCAGTTCGTCATTATTGGTAACCAATGCGCCCATTACCGTATCCGAATGTCCGCCCAGGTATTTGGTAACAGAATGCATGACAATGTCCGCTCCGGTATCCAGTGGGTTTTGAAGATATGGCGAAGCAAAAGTGTTATCCACGACGCTATGAATGCCTTTTTCTTTGCAAAGCCGGGTGATTTTTTCAATGTCCAGAATTTTCAGAAGCGGATTGGTGGGTGTTTCGATCCATACCATTCTGGTTTTGTCAGAGATCGCCGCTGCCAGGCTATCAGCATCGCTGAGGTCAACGAATTTGAAAATCAACCCGAATGGTTCAAAAACACGTTTCATGATCCGGTATGTACCTCCGTAAATATCATTGGTTGCCACAATTTCGTCGCCGGGACGGTACAGTTTAAGAACTGCATCGGTAGCAGCGAGGCCGGAAGCATAACAAATTCCGTATTGACCATTTTCCAAAGCAGCCAAAGCGTTTTGCAAAGCTGTCCGGGTAGGATTGTGGGTGCGGGAATATTCATATCCCTTATGTTTGCCAGGGCTTTCCTGAACGTAGGTGGAAGTTTGGTAAATCGGTGTCATAATGGCACCGGTTGTTGGGTCAGGCTCCACGCCTGCATGTATTGCTTTGGTTCCGAATTTCATTGTTATGGTATTTTAAAGCCACAAATGTACGACGACAACGGACCGTGAATATCCCAAATTTGCGTCCACTGACGCATTTGCGGGACCTGGAATAATCTTCTGTGATAAAGGTAAGATTGTGAAAAACCTTTTAGTCAAACAAGTGGTTATCCTGTTAGCGGAACGGAGAACACGTTTTAAAGATACATTAGCCTTGGAAACCACTACACCTAAAAAATTTTCATTACCGGTCATTGTCAGTATTTTAATGACCGTCGTTCCGCTTGTTACCACCTCTATTCTCACTGCCTGGGCCATTAGTCACGAGAATATACTCCGTAATCTAGCACTTGAATGGTGGCTTGGCGTCACTTTTATTCTGACGCTTGCATCCTCGGCAGCACTTACACCGCCCACTTTCCTTGCGCTGGTTTATGGATATTTTCTAGGATGGAGCGCTCTGCCCATGTTATTTGGGCTTAACCTCGGCGCTATTGCGATCATATATGTATCGGCGCATTTTTTGCACGCATCTTCCGTACGCGAGTATCTGATCCAGGTGTACCCGCAGGTAGGCACATTGCTGCGCCGGTTTTATAAAAATGAATTAAGGCTCATTTTCTTTGCCAAACTTTCGCCTGTATTGCCTTTTGCGATCACCAACCTGTTCTTCGCCATGGCCGGTGCACGTTTCAAACAGGTACTGGCGGGTGGCACAATGGGCATGATACCACGTACCGCGCTGGCGGTGTGGGCAGGGAAGGAAGCGCAGGACATTCGCTACCTGCTGGAACATCCCAATGAGGGATTAGCCACTAAAATTATTTTAATAGTGCTAATCATTGTTTCCACTGTTGGAATCGGTTATTTCTTCCGTGATAAGAGTATGGTAGAATAATAAGCCAATCTCAAAGGCTAACCCCGGCTTCTTTGATAATATCGTACAATAATAGGATACGAAACGATACAAAACCATTCGCTTGATCCTGTTTCTTTGTGGTAAAGTTATACTTAGCAAAAAAGTACAATGAAATCCTTACCACTCGTAGATCTTGTCATTGTGATTGCCTATCTGGTGGGGATGGTCGCGGTAGGGATTTATTTTTCCCGAAAAAACACCAGTGCTGACCAGTTCACAAAAGCTTCGGGAAAGATTCCAGGATGGGCAATTGGTATCTCGATTTATGCTACATTTTTGAGCAGTAATACATTTCTGGGCGTACCGGGCAAAGCATTCGGGAGCAACTGGAATTCATTAGTATTCAGCTTGTCCATGCCATTGGCCGCCTGGGTAGCAACCAAGTATTTCATTCCCTTTTATAGGAATACAGGCGCAGTTTCAGCCTACACTCACCTTGAACATAGATTCGGCTCCTGGGCACGTACCTATGCGGTAGCTTGCTTTTTGCTGACGCAGTTGGCCCGTATGGGTTCTATTTTCTTTGGAATTGCATTGAGCTTACAGGCATTGACGGGCTATCCGATGTCGACTATCATGGTCGTTGTAGGAATTTGCATTGTGCTTTATACGGTAATGGGCGGTATGGAAGCCGTCATCTGGACGGAAGTGGTTCAGGGAGTGATCAAAACCATTGGCGCTTTGGTAATCCTTTATCTGGTAGTAACCGGAATGAACGGCGGCATGTCACGGATCATAGATATTGGACAGGCGGAGAACAAATTCAGCCTCGGTAGCTTTGCACCTGATTTTACGCAGTCCTCCTTTTGGGTCGTGCTATTGTACGGATTTTTCATGAACCTGAACAATTTTGGGATGGATCAGAATTACGTACAGCGCTATCATACAACCTCGTCCATCAAAGAAGCCGCAAGTTCAGTATGGCTTTGCGTGTATTTGTACTTGCCTGTATCATTGATTTTCTTTTTGCTGGGGTCCTGTTTGTACGCCTACTATCAGACCAATCCTGAATTGCTTCAGATTGTGAAAATGCAGGTGGCTAATGAAAGGTTACCAGGCGCTACCGCAGATGCTGTATCGCAACTCGCGGCTACGCTTACTCCGGCAGATTATGGGGACAAAGTAATGCCACACTTTATGGTGACTAAAGTTCCTGTCGGCTTGCTGGGCCTCATTATAGCAGCCATTATGTCTGCCGCTATGAGTACGATCAGCTCGGGGATGAATGCGTCGGCAACAGTCTTTTCAGTAGATATTTATCAAAAATACATTAAGTCAGACCTTGCCCCAAAGGAATCGTTGCGCTTGCTATACATTGCTACTACCGTTTTTGGGTTGCTGGGAATGGTCACGGGGATTGCAATGATTGGCGTTAAAAGTGTACTGGATGTGTGGTGGATGTTGTCGGGTATTTTCGCCGGCGGAATGTTAGGTCTGTTCCTGCTGGGAATTATATCCAGAAATACTAAAAATGCGGAAGCGCTGACAGCTACTTTAATCGGTATTGTGGTCATTATCTGGATGACGTTCTCGTCCAGCCTTCCTGAAGAATACGCCTTTTTACGCAACCCGTTGCATCAGAACATGATCATGGTAGTTGGTACCCTGACCATCTTCCTGACGGGTTTGCTACTGACAAGACTCAAACGACAGGTTCCCGGACAAAGGGAAGTTGTGATGGATAACAACGACTAATCCAGAGATATAAAGTTTTTCTTAACACCTGACACGCTCAATTATGACTTTCGTAAAGCCAAACCCCGTTCTGCTGCCCAAAGGATTTATTCCGGTAATGCTCACACCTTTTCTGGACTCCGGGGAGATCGATTATGATGGATTGAGAGCATTAACTGAAATGTATCTCGAAGCTGGTTCGGCTGGGCTTTTTGCCAATTGTTTGTCCAGCGAAATGTATGAACTGACTGAGGATGAAAGATTAGAGATCACCAAGACGGTGGTGGACCAGGTTGCAGGCCGGGTTCCGGTAGTGGCAACGGGCACATTCGGGGGGCCTATTTCTGAGCAGGCGGCATTTGTGAAACGTATATATGGTACCGGAATACAGGCGGTCATCGTCATCAGCGGCTTACTGGCCGAAGAAGATGAATCGGATGCTGTTTTTATAGAGAGAGCGAAGGAGCTTATCGCATTGACGGATGATATTCCATTGGGATTCTATGAATGTCCGGTTCCTTATAAACGATTGATAAACAGTGAAGTACTGGCTGAATTGGTCAAAACGAAGCGGGTCGTTTACCATAAAGATACTTGTCTCGATATCGAGGAAGTGATCAGGCGCATACAAGTGGCGGAAGGCTTTAATTTCGGACTTTACGATGCCTATATGGTCAATGCAGTGGCTTCTTTGCGTGCCGGCGCAGCCGGTTTATCGTGTATTCAAGGGAATATTTATCCTGAATTGATCGTGTGGATCTGCGACAATTATGACAATGCCGAAAAGCAGGGGGATATCGCGAAACTGCAAAAATTCTTTGAGGAGTCAATGGATCTGGTGCATACCGCTTATCCGACAATTGCGAAGTACAGTCTGCAGCGGAGAGGCTTCCCAATCTCTACCTACACGCGGAGGGACGTGGGTGTGCTTACTGACGATTTAAAAGAGCGAATGGACGGCCTATTGGAAGAGATAGATCAGATCCAGAGCGATTTGGGAATAATGAGTGTGTTTAAAAAGAATCTGGTGAAATAATTTTTTACAGCTATGACTTTTCCTAATCAACAAATTTTGCATCAGGTAACGCAGGGAGATGAAGCAGCATTCACACAGCTGCGTTCCTATTTTCATATTCCCGCTTTTAAGTTTTGTTCTGTGATTTTAAAGGACGAAAAAGAAGCGGAGCTGATTATCCAGGATGTTTTTGCAAAAATATGGGAAGAAAGGTTTCAGCTAAAAACGGATGACAATTTTCAATCTTACCTGTTCATGAATTTGAAAAACCAGATTTTTGGACAAATGAAAAAGTACACAGACCCGACTGCCAGGATGCAATACCTTGAAAAGATTCATTCGTTTAAAGAGAATTGACGAAGATTATTTCTTTGTAACCAGCGTTGATCTATTATAATTTTTAGATGTAATAGCATTTTTCTAAACTTTATTTTTCAATTTAGATAGATACTTAAAGATTTTTCTTTTTAAATTGAATGTTGACAGCTCAGCATAATCCTGTCAGGCATCGATTTTAAAATGAAACCGCACTTTCACAAAGTCCCGATACCGTCGAGGACCTCTTTTAGCATTCGACATGACAAAGACTCGGGCTTTGGCACCGTCTGGCACTTTCACCCAGAGCTGGAACTTCACTATCTTATCAAAGGCAAGGGTGTACGGTTCATCGGCGATAATATCAGCAATTTTTCGGACGGAGAATTGATCCTGCTCGGAGAAAACCTTCCGCATACCTGGCGCGTTGAAGAGGGTAACAGCAATACTGGTTCCGAAGCAATCATTATTCATTTTCTGCCAAATTGCCTGGGTAGTGAGCTTTTGCTATTACCCGAGGCTTATCAGATCCCCAAGCTGTTCGAAAAAGCGAAACGAGGGCTGCTGGTAAGTGGTGAGGCCAGGGAGAGAATTGTTCCCCTCATGCATTCGGCCGTGCAGGCGCAGAACCTCGACAGGCTCATTGCGCTTTTATCAATACTTAAAATACTGGCAGAAACGAGTGAATACGAGACTATTGCCTCTGCGCACGCTTTCTATAAATCCAATGATACGGAAACGTTGCGGTTGAATAAAATATACGCCTATACATTGTCGAACTATCGGAGCGATATCACTTTACAGGATGTGGCGTCCATTGCCAACTTGGGGATTACGTCTTTTTGCAGGTATTTTAAGTTAATGACCAAAAAGACCTACAATGATTTCCTTGTGGAAATCAGGATCAGCCAGGCGTGCCGGTTATTGATTGAAGATAAGATGGCGACGGAAGTAATTTGTTTCGAGTGCGGTTTCAATAATGTGTCTAATTTCTACCGGCATTTCAAAAAAGTGACCGATATGACCCCTCTGGAATATAAAAGGAGGTATTTATATAAAACCGCACCCGAGATGATTTAAATTCATTTGTCGTGGTTCTTCATCCATTCGTCCATGGAATAGCGTCCCGAGCCTATGATGGAGAAAGTAAGAACCAGCATCAGCGTGATCATGGAAAGCCAGAGCTCAGAGTTAAGATAGGAGAAACCCATTCTGATGTTTACAAAGAAAACAGCTGTGAGCAGAATAGGGATCTGTATGATCGAAGCAATGCGGGTAAGGCAGCCCATTGCAATCAAAAATCCTCCGAATATGTGAGCAAACGCCACATAATGAACGGCAGTAACGGTGTAAAGGTGAAAATCCAAACCAGTTACCAGGTGCGATAATCGTGTGGTATCACTGATAAAGCTGATACCTTTTGCAAAAAGAAATACTCCCAAGGCAATACGAACGAAATCCATCCAGGCTGGATGATGCGTATCGCCCCAATGCTCGATTCGATCCATCATGTTCATAACTACTGAAATGTTTTGGTTTCCAGAAAGTTAAAAATTTTAATGGATTATGTCAAGATTTAATTATAACTAAGATTTATCGATCAGGGAAGTATGTTTGGTATCCTGCATCCGGATATAAATGACTAGGGAGATAAGAATGCAGACCGTGACATACCAGTAATAATAGCTCTCGTGACCCAGGTTTTTTGCCCAAAGTGCCAGGTACTCAGCCGTTCCGCCAAAAATAGCGACCGTCAGCGAATAGGGTAGCCCGACGCCCAGCGCACGTACTTCAACCGGGAATAATTCTGCCTTCACCACCGCATTGATGGAAGTATAGCCACTGACGATGATCAGAGCGGCCATGAGCAAGCCAAATGCCCCCCACATTTCGGTTGTATGGCTGAGTGTGCTCAGTAGCGGGTAGGTAAAGATTGTCCCCAAAACCCCGAATGAAATCAGCAGAGGCCGCCGACCAACTTTGTCGCTGATAGCCCCGAAAACAGGTTGCAGAAGCGCGAAGATCAGCAATGAGCAGAAAGTCAGCAGCGTGGACTGGTATTTGGTAAGACCAACGGTATTGACCAGAAACTTCTGCATGTAGGTAGTGTATGTGTAAAATGCCAGCGTACCTCCCAATGTAAGCCCGATTACGACCATGATAGCCTTGGGATGTTTCAGCAGTTCTTGCAATGAGCCTTCTTTCTTTGCTTTGAGATCTTTGGTCTGAAATGCTTCGGTTTCATTCAAATGGGCGCGCAGATATAATGCTACCAACGACAAAATGGCTCCCAAAATGAATGGTATCCGCCAGCCCCATTCATGCATCTGTTTGTCGGTAAGAAAAATATTTTGAAGTATCAGCTGCAAACCCAATGCTATGAGCTGCCCGCCGATTAATGTTACATATTGAAAGCTGGAATAAAATCCACGCCGTTTTTCAGTAGCAACCTCGCTAAGGTATGTGGCCGAAGTACCATACTCGCCGCCTACACTTAACCCTTGCAAAAGTCTTGCAAGTAGTAACAAGATT
The genomic region above belongs to Dyadobacter pollutisoli and contains:
- a CDS encoding RNA polymerase sigma factor, which translates into the protein MTFPNQQILHQVTQGDEAAFTQLRSYFHIPAFKFCSVILKDEKEAELIIQDVFAKIWEERFQLKTDDNFQSYLFMNLKNQIFGQMKKYTDPTARMQYLEKIHSFKEN
- the crcB gene encoding fluoride efflux transporter CrcB; translation: MKHIVLIFIGGGLGSLARYGVGKAFSTWSSIFPFGTLTANILACLILGIFTGWSTFRSPDAVLTYRLFIVVGFCGGFSTFSTFSNDTVQLMASNRWTEAIINIFGSLILCLGATVLGMWLGKQFIPA
- a CDS encoding MFS transporter, encoding MKQDLPQNDTSWRLKAIMGGSAGNLVEWYDWYAYSAFSLYFANTFFPDSNPTVQLINTAGIFAVGFLMRPIGGYVFGKLADTKGRKLAMTLSVLLMSFGSLLIAFLPGYNSIGIAAPILLLLARLLQGLSVGGEYGTSATYLSEVATEKRRGFYSSFQYVTLIGGQLIALGLQLILQNIFLTDKQMHEWGWRIPFILGAILSLVALYLRAHLNETEAFQTKDLKAKKEGSLQELLKHPKAIMVVIGLTLGGTLAFYTYTTYMQKFLVNTVGLTKYQSTLLTFCSLLIFALLQPVFGAISDKVGRRPLLISFGVLGTIFTYPLLSTLSHTTEMWGAFGLLMAALIIVSGYTSINAVVKAELFPVEVRALGVGLPYSLTVAIFGGTAEYLALWAKNLGHESYYYWYVTVCILISLVIYIRMQDTKHTSLIDKS
- a CDS encoding TVP38/TMEM64 family protein, which produces MKNLLVKQVVILLAERRTRFKDTLALETTTPKKFSLPVIVSILMTVVPLVTTSILTAWAISHENILRNLALEWWLGVTFILTLASSAALTPPTFLALVYGYFLGWSALPMLFGLNLGAIAIIYVSAHFLHASSVREYLIQVYPQVGTLLRRFYKNELRLIFFAKLSPVLPFAITNLFFAMAGARFKQVLAGGTMGMIPRTALAVWAGKEAQDIRYLLEHPNEGLATKIILIVLIIVSTVGIGYFFRDKSMVE
- a CDS encoding cystathionine gamma-synthase, whose translation is MKFGTKAIHAGVEPDPTTGAIMTPIYQTSTYVQESPGKHKGYEYSRTHNPTRTALQNALAALENGQYGICYASGLAATDAVLKLYRPGDEIVATNDIYGGTYRIMKRVFEPFGLIFKFVDLSDADSLAAAISDKTRMVWIETPTNPLLKILDIEKITRLCKEKGIHSVVDNTFASPYLQNPLDTGADIVMHSVTKYLGGHSDTVMGALVTNNDELAARLAFIQNASGAVPGPQDCFLVLRGIKTLHIRMQRHCENAMKVAQWLENHPKVSKVYYPGLESHPGHALAARQMRDFGGMLSFELKGDIYEEAVRTMERLEVFSLGESLGGVESLCTHPASMTHASIPKEERMKVGLKDTLIRLSVGIEDVEDLIADLEQAIGGD
- a CDS encoding DUF3127 domain-containing protein, with the protein product MELTGTVISLLPEVNGQGKNGTWRKQEFILEIPSQYPKKVCISLWGDKIDQANLQINDSVTASIDIESREYNSRWYTEVKAWKVDKAGSGGSSSASGSNPLPPVTTFTEDESDDLPF
- a CDS encoding dihydrodipicolinate synthase family protein, producing the protein MTFVKPNPVLLPKGFIPVMLTPFLDSGEIDYDGLRALTEMYLEAGSAGLFANCLSSEMYELTEDERLEITKTVVDQVAGRVPVVATGTFGGPISEQAAFVKRIYGTGIQAVIVISGLLAEEDESDAVFIERAKELIALTDDIPLGFYECPVPYKRLINSEVLAELVKTKRVVYHKDTCLDIEEVIRRIQVAEGFNFGLYDAYMVNAVASLRAGAAGLSCIQGNIYPELIVWICDNYDNAEKQGDIAKLQKFFEESMDLVHTAYPTIAKYSLQRRGFPISTYTRRDVGVLTDDLKERMDGLLEEIDQIQSDLGIMSVFKKNLVK
- a CDS encoding sodium:solute symporter; this translates as MKSLPLVDLVIVIAYLVGMVAVGIYFSRKNTSADQFTKASGKIPGWAIGISIYATFLSSNTFLGVPGKAFGSNWNSLVFSLSMPLAAWVATKYFIPFYRNTGAVSAYTHLEHRFGSWARTYAVACFLLTQLARMGSIFFGIALSLQALTGYPMSTIMVVVGICIVLYTVMGGMEAVIWTEVVQGVIKTIGALVILYLVVTGMNGGMSRIIDIGQAENKFSLGSFAPDFTQSSFWVVLLYGFFMNLNNFGMDQNYVQRYHTTSSIKEAASSVWLCVYLYLPVSLIFFLLGSCLYAYYQTNPELLQIVKMQVANERLPGATADAVSQLAATLTPADYGDKVMPHFMVTKVPVGLLGLIIAAIMSAAMSTISSGMNASATVFSVDIYQKYIKSDLAPKESLRLLYIATTVFGLLGMVTGIAMIGVKSVLDVWWMLSGIFAGGMLGLFLLGIISRNTKNAEALTATLIGIVVIIWMTFSSSLPEEYAFLRNPLHQNMIMVVGTLTIFLTGLLLTRLKRQVPGQREVVMDNND
- a CDS encoding AraC family transcriptional regulator, with protein sequence MKPHFHKVPIPSRTSFSIRHDKDSGFGTVWHFHPELELHYLIKGKGVRFIGDNISNFSDGELILLGENLPHTWRVEEGNSNTGSEAIIIHFLPNCLGSELLLLPEAYQIPKLFEKAKRGLLVSGEARERIVPLMHSAVQAQNLDRLIALLSILKILAETSEYETIASAHAFYKSNDTETLRLNKIYAYTLSNYRSDITLQDVASIANLGITSFCRYFKLMTKKTYNDFLVEIRISQACRLLIEDKMATEVICFECGFNNVSNFYRHFKKVTDMTPLEYKRRYLYKTAPEMI
- a CDS encoding DoxX family protein — encoded protein: MNMMDRIEHWGDTHHPAWMDFVRIALGVFLFAKGISFISDTTRLSHLVTGLDFHLYTVTAVHYVAFAHIFGGFLIAMGCLTRIASIIQIPILLTAVFFVNIRMGFSYLNSELWLSMITLMLVLTFSIIGSGRYSMDEWMKNHDK